From Mobula hypostoma chromosome 8, sMobHyp1.1, whole genome shotgun sequence, the proteins below share one genomic window:
- the LOC134350235 gene encoding uncharacterized protein LOC134350235 produces the protein MMRAQLRKLILLLLLLDNSLATLHVSQWPRRLEVPSGSNVTLHCEVLGLTEPRVIIYPYWVIGGTEEREEERVIYPPPQETRPEDALPESEIGTGLSLQLRHLRPSHSNTYRCLASVHLPDRRLLLRGNGTVLLVRDISLATLSVSQWPRRLEVPSGSNVTLHCEVLGLPEPQVIIYPYWVVGGTEDEGEERVVYPTPEGSRQQDALPECEIGTGLSLQLRHLRPSHSNTYRCLASVHLPDRQLLLRGNGTVVLVRGSPREPLPFYILLVLKTLALLVLTTVYRLPKSNSEPAHRAPPGGRSVKCGL, from the exons ATGATGAGGGCGCAGCTCCGAAAACTGATCTTGCTCCTTCTTCTTCTGG ACAACTCCCTCGCCACCCTCCACGTGTCCCAGTGGCCTCGGAGGTTGGAGGTCCCGAGTGGCTCCAACGTGACGCTGCACTGCGAAGTTCTGGGGCTGACGGAGCCCCGGGTGATCATCTACCCTTATTGGGTGATCGGCGGGACGGAGGAGCGAGAAGAGGAACGTGTCATCTACCCGCCCCCACAGGAAACCCGGCCGGAAGACGCCCTACCTGAGAGTGAGATCGGCACGGGACTCTCCCTCCAACTCCGGCACCTCCGCCCGAGCCACTCCAACACCTACCGCTGCCTGGCGTCCGTTCATCTTCCCGACCGGCGGCTGCTGCTCCGAGGGAACGGGACCGTGCTCCTGGTACGAG ACATCTCGCTCGCCACCCTCTCCGTGTCCCAGTGGCCTCGGAGGTTGGAGGTCCCGAGTGGCTCCAACGTGACGCTGCACTGCGAAGTTCTGGGGCTGCCGGAGCCCCAGGTGATAATCTACCCCTATTGGGTGGTCGGCGGGACAGAGGACGAGGGAGAGGAACGTGTCGTCTATCCGACTCCCGAGGGATCCCGGCAGCAAGATGCTCTCCCTGAGTGTGAGATCGGCACGGGACTCTCCCTCCAACTCCGGCACCTCCGACCGAGCCACTCCAACACCTACCGCTGCCTGGCGTCCGTTCATCTTCCCGACCGGCAGCTGCTGCTCCGAGGGAACGGGACCGTGGTCCTGGTACGAG GTTCTCCTCGGGAGCCACTGCCTTTTTACATCCTGCTCGTCCTGAAGACGCTCGCACTCCTAGTCCTGACCACCGTGTACCGGCTCCCAAAGAGCAACAGCGAACCCGCGCACCGAGCGCCCCCTGGCGGTCGTTCCGTAAAGTGCGGACTCTGA